From Triticum aestivum cultivar Chinese Spring chromosome 4A, IWGSC CS RefSeq v2.1, whole genome shotgun sequence, a single genomic window includes:
- the LOC123086696 gene encoding proteasome subunit beta type-4, translated as MDATAAAAGGGDGTQRTLNPYVTGNSVIAMKYKDGVIMACDTGASYGSTLRYKSVERIKAVGKHSLIGGSGEFSDFQEILRYLDELTLNDHMWDDGNSLGPKEIHAYLTRVMYNRRNKFDPLWNSLVLGGVKKGPKGDEKYLGMVNMIGTHFEENHIATGFGNHMAIPILRGEWREDMTFEEAVKLIEKCLLVLLYRDRSSINKFQIAKITTEGSTIYPPYALKTNWGFAAFENPSKGAVGTW; from the exons ATGGACGcgaccgcggcggcggccggaggaggagatgGGACGCAGAGGACACT GAACCCTTATGTGACTGGTAACTCGGTGATTGCAATGAAATACAAGGATGGTGTGATCATGGCATGTGATACTGGAG CCTCCTATGGGTCAACTTTGCGATACAAGAGTGTGGAGCGTATCAAGGCGGTTGGAAAGCATAGCCTTATTGGAGGGAGTGGGGAGTTCAGTGATTTCCAGGAGATTTTGCGCTATCTGGATGAATTAAC TTTGAATGATCATATGTGGGATGATGGGAACTCATTGGGCCCCAAGGAAATCCATGCCTACCTGACAAGAGTAATGTACAACAGGCGCAATAAGTTTGACCCTCTATGGAACTCCCTGGTGCTTGGTGGAGTGAAAAAGGGCCCAAAGGGCGATGAGAAGTATCTTGGCATG gtTAACATGATTGGTACACACTTTGAGGAGAACCACATTGCCACTGGATTTGGGAACCATATGGCAATCCCAATACTTCGTGGTGAATGGCGCGAGGACATGACTTTTGAAGAAGCCGTTAAGCTGATTGAGAAGTGCTTGCTGGTCCTGCTGTACCGTGACCGGTCATCCATCAACAAATTCCAG ATTGCCAAGATCACGACCGAGGGATCAACCATCTACCCGCCGTATGCTCTGAAGACCAACTGGGGGTTTGCCGCCTTTGAGAACCCGTCCAAGGGTGCTGTAGGAACATGGTAG